In Crassostrea angulata isolate pt1a10 chromosome 4, ASM2561291v2, whole genome shotgun sequence, one genomic interval encodes:
- the LOC128179538 gene encoding uncharacterized protein LOC128179538, with protein MDVVGDHFSEEPMENLPLEWDCYADESYDINCHNDSIDDLYWADTSQIRPTATPDFPMGDTGQNGIIVQDLYQDQNSSSLQTMTWTPFQEKLPVPSRINSDEQLSSSSSSSTDYFSCFDSESDDENQVERRHFDAEFKDLNLCLNISVSHGNQDPMISITTKAEKRPTGQIADASDIEPIESSSSVDILDIQSMVNDQNDKSFMRYRLLDMNDLDIEFLLDEDVPTKEREVFAPSWCKIFTPLSEETDDPVENHSVRNLVEAYENKFKAPEDKSKVSPLRKGNEVSNKVNLSTETQLKIKIEENFDTNTKHTVSAWTTKFEEDFTEESFHVIRKISESIIRESFEELELESLGDLRMLEFNTGENQTADRTTIIKKCLNIEEERVNNSGDILNCEASPEKNKTTLAIQTQLISEGCEQITNIMYTQEQFVLPSNVIMKTKETYNEQCLDQYVDQTTPQPVCGIPSMVSGSESSDKDQELEWSQQGQIVPVASFSKQPPCGKMTCSIVLPEASTLGTTENMHNISEDAIANILADFVEFNDPRQRIAFQPENIKERDKIPCQEDKGEDVPHTGQDREMVWDKLEEIKLPPSICLNKGELGFRNDPVTEDKCLLEKLQWSEHGQLVPIKETLSVEEVISPEEEKLQWNEQGQLVPVNEVLSDSKLQQANYRLFPSKERKGVQKTSVKHSSDLDKNKQDKVQSIIASFERSMCAAQKENGLHSLNQMKKEKAKMHTKEIKSGLVTEYSQKCCAKLTQEKPQPPRAKHSNIKNISRLLNKIEKICNGKSVHVKQEYTTQERWYGKSPYPLYEFPKSSLVAKTTSQILPVTFPSTHVPKITATYVARAGENANIDRKEQKKEFKNYLESHQSKSSDGGCKQSGLKLKYQSKENTINVEYSQEKTAKENLPHTARQNQEEIHSVSESHNAATISKYSKIEIGDGRTVYSDVKNWSKQTKVQKLCEVFGGTDPKVPHITYRITKEDPIQTPKTQQQLVSSQKESSQYATSRSDGKCKKRFDLERYIRKRGENMMTKKNDKQDVSDEAYYHVAKMLTIRVIANAKLQLSREYSEKDYAKRTTQKENHEAQPQTASPMSTRHVVKKSHGRYCKNEQQENLKKNPNIQPQNQSNETTKKGKSSKRTRAVHKKKQPSSSTTKDQSNDAKVLKSLSQDSGCRPSVRKQEVITHKGQQPDQKKKHVQFDI; from the exons ATGGATGTCGTAGGGG ACCATTTTTCAGAGGAACCAATGGAAAACCTACCATTAGAATGGGATTGTTATGCAGATGAAAGTTATGACATCAATTGCCACAATGACAGCATAGATGATCTCTACTGGGCTGATACTAGCCAAATCCGTCCCACCGCTACCCCAGACTTCCCTATGGGAGATACTGGGCAGAATGGTATCATTGTTCAGGATTTATATCAAGATCAAAATTCATCGTCACTGCAAACAATGACCTGGACACCATTCCAAGAAAAATTGCCAGTGCCAAGCAGAATTAATTCGGATGAACAGTTGTCATCATCTTCCTCGTCATCGACGGATTACTTCAGCTGTTTTGATTCTGAATCCGACGATGAGAATCAAGTTGAAAGGCGCCATTTTGATGCAGAGTTTAAAGATTTGAACCTGTGCTTAAATATCTCTGTTTCTCATGGAAATCAAGATCCAATGATTTCCATAACCACAAAAGCCGAAAAGAGGCCGACCGGCCAAATAGCAGATGCATCAGATATCGAGCCAATAGAATCATCTTCGTCCGTAGATATCTTAGATATACAGTCTATGGTGAATGATCAGAACGACAAAAGCTTCATGAGATACCGTCTGCTTGATATGAATGATTTGGATATAGAGTTCTTACTGGATGAAGATGTCCCTACAAAAGAGCGTGAGGTCTTCGCGCCATCTTGGTGCAAAATCTTTACGCCTCTCAGCGAAGAAACAGACGATCCAGTTGAAAACCACAGTGTCAGAAATTTGGTCGAAGCGTATGAGAACAAATTCAAGGCACCAGAAGATAAAAGCAAAGTCTCCCCATTGAGGAAAGGAAACGAAGTTTCAAACAAGGTAAACTTATCCACTGAAACTCAACTGAAAATAAAGATTGAAGAGAACTTCGATACAAACACCAAGCATACGGTTTCTGCATGGACGACCAAGTTTGAGGAAGATTTTACCGAGGAGAGTTTCCATGTTATCCGCAAGATAAGCGAAAGCATTATCCGGGAGAGCTTTGAAGAACTTGAACTGGAATCTTTGGGTGATTTGAGAATGTTGGAGTTCAACACCGGAGAAAATCAAACAGCTGATCGAACAACCATAATTAAGAAATGTTTGAACATCGAAGAAGAAAGGGTAAACAACAGCGGCGATATCCTCAATTGTGAAGCTTCACcagagaaaaacaaaacaactctTGCCATCCAGACACAACTGATCTCTGAGGGTTGTGAACAGATCACAAACATAATGTACACCCAAGAGCAGTTCGTTCTACCATCTAATGTCATAATGAAGACAAAGGAGACATACAACGAACAATGTTTGGATCAATATGTGGATCAAACTACTCCACAGCCAGTCTGTGGCATTCCGTCAATGGTGAGCGGGAGCGAGAGCAGTGACAAGGACCAAGAGTTGGAATGGAGCCAGCAGGGCCAAATAGTACCAGTAGCCAGCTTTTCTAAACAACCCCCATGTGGAAAGATGACGTGTTCAATTGTCCTTCCAGAAGCCAGCACACTTGGGACTACCGAAAACATGCACAACATTTCTGAAGATGCAATTGCAAACATTCTTGCCGATTTTGTGGAATTTAATGACCCACGTCAAAGGATTGCCTTCCAACCAGAGAATATAAAGGAAAGGGATAAAATACCATGCCAAGAGGACAAAGGTGAAGACGTTCCTCACACTGGACAAGATAGAGAGATGGTCTGGGATAAACTTGAAGAAATTAAACTCCCACCAAGTATCTGTTTGAATAAGGGAGAACTTGGGTTTAGAAATGATCCTGTAACAGAAGACAAATGTCTATTAGAAAAACTGCAATGGAGTGAACATGGTCAACTTGTGCCCATTAAGGAGACACTTTCTGTGGAAGAAGTCATTTCCCCAGAGGAGGAAAAACTTCAGTGGAATGAGCAAGGACAACTGGTGCCAGTGAACGAGGTCCTTTCTGATTCTAAACTACAACAAGCCAACTATCGTCTCTTTCCTTCCAAGGAAAGAAAAGGTGTACAGAAAACCTCAGTCAAACATAGCTCTGACCTCGACAAAAACAAGCAAGATAAAGTCCAAAGCATCATTGCATCGTTTGAAAGATCTATGTGTGCTGCACAAAAAGAAAATGGTCTCCATAGTTTAAATCAGATGAAGAAAGAAAAGGCTAAAATGCACACAAAAGAGATTAAATCAGGCCTGGTGACAGAGTACTCTCAGAAGTGCTGTGCAAAACTGACTCAAGAAAAGCCACAGCCACCCAGAGCAAAGCATTCAAACATCAAAAATATATCTAGACTCCTCAATAAAATTGAGAAAATTTGCAATGGGAAATCTGTGCATGTTAAACAAGAATACACAACTCAAGAAAGGTGGTACGGAAAGTCACCCTATCCACTCTATGAGTTTCCAAAGAGTTCTCTCGTGGCAAAGACAACCTCTCAAATTCTACCTGTAACATTTCCTTCTACTCATGTCCCCAAGATCACTGCTACCTATGTTGCACGTGCAGGAGAGAATGCTAATATTGATAGAAAAGAACAGAAGAAAGAGTTCAAAAACTATCTGGAAAGTCATCAGTCCAAATCATCTGATGGTGGATGCAAGCAGAGTGGACTCAAGCTCAAGTACCAGTCTAAAGAAAACACAATCAATGTGGAATATTCTCAGGAAAAGACAGCAAAGGAGAACCTACCTCACACTGCTAGGCAAAATCAAGAAGAGATACACTCAGTTTCTGAAAGTCACAATGCAGCAACTATCTCAAAATATTCCAAAATTGAAATTGGAGATGGAAGAACTGTGTATTCTGATGTGAAAAATTGGTCCAAACAAACCAAAGTGCAAAAACTGTGTGAAGTCTTTGGAGGCACTGATCCTAAAGTGCCCCATATAACTTATCGAATTACAAAAGAGGATCCTATTCAGACTCCTAAAACACAGCAACAGTTGGTCAGCTCTCAAAAAGAAAGCTCACAATATGCAACCAGTAGATCTGATGGCAAATGTAAGAAGAGATTTGATCTAGAAAGATACATTAGGAAGAGAGGGGAAAATATGATGACCAAAAAGAATGACAAACAAGATGTCAGTGATGAGGCATATTATCATGTTGCCAAGATGTTAACCATTCGAGTCATTGCTAATGCCAAATTGCAGCTTTCCAGGGAGTACAGTGAAAAAGATTATGCAAAAAGAACAACACAGAAAGAAAACCATGAAGCTCAGCCCCAGACTGCCTCACCAATGTCAACTCGCCATGTGGTAAAGAAATCTCATGGAAGGTACTGCAAAAACGAGCAACAGGAAAATCTTAAGAAGAATCCCAATATCCAGCCACAGAATCAGAGCAATGAAACCACAAAGAAAGGCAAATCTTCTAAAAGGACGAGAGCTGTTCATAAGAAAAAACAACCTTCAAGTTCAACCACAAAAGATCAGTCAAATGATGCAAAGGTGCTCAAGTCGCTGTCCCAGGACTCTGGATGTAGACCAAGTGTAAGGAAGCAGGAGGTCATTACACACAAGGGCCAGCAACCAGATCAAAAGAAAAAGCATGTTCAATTTGATATCTGA